A genomic segment from Neobacillus sp. YX16 encodes:
- a CDS encoding methyl-accepting chemotaxis protein, whose amino-acid sequence MFKKLKMNIPMSVQQRGSYVIIILFFGFLAYFASDSIKKIGEDVSDMGKTQIPRIELIGTLKEDYTRVRLFLIQHAFEREAADKDQMEKLINENIEKIRVSIKKLEKSNNSKNDEKLLEEFNQDFEEFAAIIFFYISQSESNDYELVKKEMETLGPLGEKTLTSLDKLALDINEESDTIIESSKQDIDAFIKRIFLIAVFGGLVSILISIVMLRIIKRSVRNVLTNVDKTTHSGNEIALTINHVFESANELDTSMNKANASVNELVASIQQVASSTDITASSVDEVSAAVEQMSASINIVAGSADYLNVSAEETSAAIQEMMASIEQVAANAGNVGITVEEISAAIEEMSLSIKGVSENTFSLTQTAEQTSETIEEMVRSIQQVAETTHSVKELTETVQQDAVEGTISLDETLNGMKDISQVINQASHVMESLGESSEEIGSIIEVIDDIAEQTNLLALNAAIEAARAGEHGKGFAVVADEVRKLAERSTKATKEIADLIKGIQNETAAAVSSIKAGEDKVRIGNQLAEKTNLAIKKISEGIAQVTEQMVQANQATSEQTKNSELIIKAVENVTKKAGEMAHSTQLQSVSAEEIVKGIMNTKNQVHQITLATAEQAKGGHSIVTAVENVTTQSSSVTNATKEQALTAEEIVRNINHMREMVQRMSIAASEQAKYGAVIAQEVENVLKQTEELNGSIESQSKEMAEVAVSIEEVKTQVLKLR is encoded by the coding sequence ATGTTTAAAAAATTGAAAATGAACATACCGATGAGCGTACAACAAAGAGGCAGTTATGTCATCATCATCTTATTTTTCGGGTTTTTGGCTTATTTTGCATCAGATAGTATTAAAAAGATTGGTGAAGATGTAAGTGATATGGGGAAAACACAAATTCCGAGAATTGAATTAATTGGCACACTCAAAGAAGATTACACCCGAGTTCGGCTCTTTTTAATACAGCATGCCTTCGAGCGTGAGGCAGCTGATAAAGATCAAATGGAAAAATTGATCAATGAGAATATAGAAAAGATACGGGTTAGCATTAAAAAACTAGAGAAATCCAATAATTCTAAGAATGACGAAAAGTTATTGGAAGAGTTCAATCAAGATTTTGAAGAGTTTGCTGCTATTATTTTTTTCTATATCAGTCAATCAGAAAGTAACGATTATGAGTTAGTGAAAAAAGAAATGGAAACCTTGGGACCGCTAGGAGAAAAGACACTAACATCACTGGATAAACTTGCGTTGGATATTAATGAAGAATCGGATACGATAATTGAAAGTTCAAAACAGGATATCGATGCTTTTATTAAACGAATCTTTCTCATCGCAGTTTTCGGAGGACTTGTAAGTATATTAATCTCTATTGTTATGCTCAGAATTATTAAGCGTTCAGTTAGGAATGTCCTAACAAATGTAGATAAAACAACGCATTCAGGTAATGAAATTGCCTTAACCATCAATCATGTTTTTGAAAGCGCAAATGAATTAGATACTTCCATGAATAAAGCCAATGCTTCAGTCAATGAATTGGTTGCTTCTATCCAACAAGTGGCGAGCAGCACCGATATAACAGCATCTAGTGTAGATGAAGTATCCGCGGCTGTTGAACAAATGAGTGCGTCGATCAATATAGTGGCAGGAAGTGCTGATTATTTAAATGTTTCAGCTGAAGAGACATCTGCAGCGATACAAGAAATGATGGCCTCCATTGAACAAGTTGCGGCAAACGCAGGCAACGTAGGGATAACGGTGGAAGAAATATCTGCAGCGATTGAAGAAATGAGTTTATCCATAAAGGGAGTAAGTGAAAACACTTTCAGCCTAACTCAGACTGCTGAGCAAACATCAGAAACGATAGAGGAAATGGTACGTTCTATTCAGCAAGTAGCAGAAACCACACATTCTGTAAAAGAATTAACGGAAACTGTACAGCAGGATGCGGTTGAAGGAACTATATCTTTAGATGAAACCTTAAACGGAATGAAGGATATTTCTCAAGTAATTAACCAAGCAAGTCATGTCATGGAAAGTCTAGGGGAAAGTTCTGAAGAAATTGGAAGTATAATCGAGGTTATTGATGATATCGCGGAACAAACGAATTTATTAGCATTAAATGCAGCAATTGAAGCTGCACGTGCTGGCGAGCATGGAAAAGGCTTTGCTGTAGTTGCCGACGAAGTTCGTAAATTAGCAGAACGGTCAACGAAAGCAACAAAGGAAATTGCCGATCTTATCAAAGGAATTCAAAATGAAACGGCAGCTGCTGTTTCCTCCATCAAAGCGGGAGAAGACAAAGTTAGAATTGGAAATCAGTTAGCGGAAAAAACGAATCTAGCGATTAAGAAAATTTCAGAAGGAATTGCACAGGTGACCGAGCAAATGGTACAAGCCAACCAAGCAACTTCTGAGCAAACTAAGAATAGTGAACTTATCATAAAAGCTGTTGAGAATGTAACCAAGAAAGCTGGAGAAATGGCACATTCTACACAACTACAATCAGTAAGTGCAGAAGAAATTGTAAAAGGAATCATGAATACCAAAAACCAAGTTCACCAAATTACTTTAGCTACTGCTGAACAAGCAAAAGGCGGACATTCAATTGTTACTGCAGTTGAAAATGTCACCACACAATCGAGCTCTGTTACCAATGCAACCAAGGAACAGGCGCTTACGGCGGAAGAAATTGTTCGTAATATCAATCATATGAGAGAAATGGTTCAACGAATGTCCATTGCTGCAAGTGAACAGGCGAAATACGGTGCTGTAATTGCCCAAGAGGTTGAAAACGTTCTAAAGCAAACAGAAGAATTAAATGGCAGCATAGAATCACAATCTAAGGAAATGGCAGAGGTAGCTGTTTCCATTGAGGAAGTAAAAACACAAGTGCTAAAATTAAGATAA
- a CDS encoding YaaR family protein: protein MKIQEPVRINMNDPRLTATDRTSSQSPSFQKIMSTYSKDLTKDHLQQILVNIDQQGQKLSENPTFNELRKYKDLVKQFMGEVTKSGIALYQTDIWDPYAGNKTLKTVQTIDRKLIELTDQVLNQQDKGLSILERIGEIKGLLINLYT from the coding sequence ATGAAAATACAAGAACCAGTAAGGATCAATATGAATGATCCAAGGTTGACTGCGACTGACCGGACTTCGAGTCAATCACCATCGTTTCAAAAAATTATGAGTACATATTCAAAAGATCTGACAAAAGATCACCTCCAACAGATATTGGTGAATATTGATCAACAAGGTCAAAAATTGAGTGAAAATCCAACCTTTAATGAACTTAGAAAATACAAGGATTTGGTTAAGCAGTTTATGGGTGAGGTTACAAAAAGTGGGATTGCTCTGTATCAAACAGATATCTGGGACCCTTATGCAGGAAATAAAACATTAAAAACAGTTCAAACAATTGATCGAAAATTAATAGAGTTAACGGATCAAGTATTAAACCAACAAGATAAGGGCTTATCCATACTAGAGCGAATCGGAGAAATTAAAGGTTTATTGATTAATCTTTATACGTGA
- a CDS encoding flagellar hook-basal body protein, with protein MIRGLYSAASGMISLERRQEALSDNLANAQTPGYKKDDTVLRAFPNLLMQRIRDFNENATGPVPGAPTIPGKPVQIGELYNGVYLQERIPSFSQGTLVQSDNPLDIAIEDQGLAPQIINGKQVKPAAFFTVQLPDGSVGYTRNGKWDVDSAGNLVTSDGYRVLGANQQPIQLTDSISKGDIQISADGQLIAYPSDPNRTRVAGQLAIAVAENPNELRRVGGSTYQSDNPLVINNQGVTIHQGFIEQSNVDPGQTMTEMMVTVRGYEANQKVIGVYNTSLEQLYSVGKING; from the coding sequence ATGATAAGAGGTCTATATTCAGCTGCTTCAGGTATGATTTCTTTAGAGCGTCGACAGGAAGCACTATCTGATAATCTAGCAAATGCGCAAACACCAGGATACAAGAAGGACGACACAGTCCTCCGGGCTTTCCCTAATCTGTTAATGCAAAGGATTCGTGATTTTAATGAAAATGCAACTGGACCAGTTCCGGGTGCACCAACTATTCCCGGTAAGCCTGTTCAGATTGGTGAATTATATAATGGCGTTTATCTACAAGAACGTATTCCGAGCTTCAGTCAGGGGACACTTGTTCAGTCTGATAATCCCCTTGACATCGCCATCGAAGATCAAGGTCTTGCACCACAGATAATTAATGGTAAACAAGTAAAACCAGCTGCATTCTTTACGGTTCAGCTTCCGGATGGAAGTGTGGGGTATACCCGAAACGGGAAATGGGATGTAGATAGCGCAGGGAATTTAGTCACTTCTGACGGGTATCGAGTTCTCGGTGCCAATCAACAGCCTATTCAACTTACTGATAGCATCAGTAAAGGAGATATACAAATTAGCGCTGATGGGCAATTAATAGCCTATCCTAGTGACCCAAATAGAACAAGGGTTGCAGGTCAACTAGCCATTGCAGTGGCAGAAAATCCGAATGAGTTGCGCCGTGTTGGCGGGAGTACCTATCAGTCTGATAATCCACTAGTAATAAATAATCAAGGTGTTACGATTCATCAGGGGTTTATTGAACAATCAAATGTAGATCCAGGCCAAACGATGACAGAAATGATGGTAACAGTACGGGGATACGAGGCGAATCAGAAGGTAATTGGCGTGTATAACACATCGTTAGAACAGCTTTACTCTGTTGGAAAGATTAACGGATAA
- a CDS encoding flagellar hook-basal body protein: MNTSLFISSGAMQAYQQKIDNTANNVANVNTNGYKRKDHSFSEILASQINHQGSIDQEAGRLTPEGLRVGYGTRIGLTQTNMEQGQAIATGNPFDLMIKGNGFFQVGYPGAAGGNGEVRFTRDGNFHLTPNPYVQGSFHLVNSNGGYLLDQNGAPLEFNDQYDVNFTENGQLRLKEKNGQGTEFLSPQQVGMVDIQNPNVLQNLGNNEFGIDPALLGNGTTAADFVRVMGQGEAQLSSGYLEGSNVDLTTEMVELMTSQRNFQMNARAVSYADQMMGIASNILR; the protein is encoded by the coding sequence ATGAATACTTCATTATTTATCTCTTCGGGTGCTATGCAGGCATACCAGCAAAAAATTGATAATACTGCAAATAATGTAGCGAATGTAAATACAAATGGCTATAAACGAAAAGATCATAGTTTTTCGGAAATCTTGGCCTCACAAATCAATCATCAGGGGAGTATTGATCAGGAGGCTGGCAGACTAACTCCTGAAGGACTTCGGGTCGGATATGGAACACGAATTGGCCTTACACAGACCAATATGGAACAGGGCCAGGCAATTGCCACTGGGAATCCGTTTGATTTAATGATCAAGGGCAATGGCTTTTTCCAGGTGGGCTATCCTGGAGCGGCCGGGGGAAATGGTGAAGTAAGATTTACCCGAGATGGCAACTTCCACTTAACACCGAATCCCTATGTGCAAGGCAGCTTTCATTTAGTAAATAGTAATGGCGGTTATCTACTCGATCAAAATGGTGCACCACTTGAGTTCAATGATCAATATGATGTGAATTTTACAGAGAATGGTCAACTTCGATTGAAAGAGAAGAATGGTCAGGGGACTGAATTTCTATCGCCACAGCAGGTGGGGATGGTGGATATTCAAAATCCCAATGTACTACAGAACTTGGGCAATAATGAATTTGGGATTGATCCAGCTTTATTAGGGAATGGAACAACTGCAGCAGATTTTGTTCGGGTGATGGGCCAAGGAGAGGCGCAGTTGTCATCGGGTTATCTAGAGGGATCCAATGTCGATTTGACGACTGAAATGGTGGAATTGATGACCTCCCAGAGGAACTTTCAAATGAATGCTAGAGCGGTTTCATATGCCGATCAAATGATGGGGATCGCCAGCAACATTCTAAGGTAA
- the fliD gene encoding flagellar filament capping protein FliD, with product MIENNSLRVTGLASGMNTDEIVSNLVKVQSARLNKLTQNKTLADWKTDTYRDVNKKIDEFRKSMENLRLQSTFNKQAVISSDSKVEVQMGGTSTLTDFTISNVTLASSAKPAMVSFSSGAANVAEDMTFNLNTIDIALTKDMTFDQAIAEINKHSTNTKVKAANVGGSLVLTSTDSTSPINLTLTGTTTSDNSLKLTTNPLPIEATPARLGSVTINGSKIEGISSNKFTYEGVTFTLKEPFTGSVSVQVSSDTQGIFDSIKTFVDKYNELIADLNGRLTEKKYRDYPPLLDEQKKDLKENEIKLWEEKAKSGLLTNDATIQTFLTEMRNSLGSVIENSTGFKSLKDIGINFSNNYQDKGKLVLDEAKLKGVLQTNLEDVKKLFTFKGGDSTSSSTTVTDRTKHNESGFAWRIYDRVNLTISQLGTLAGSPNTSVDTKSFMAKQIKALDENISREERKVSAYEARLWKQFGAMEKALQQLNSQGSWLSQQLGM from the coding sequence ATGATCGAAAACAATAGCTTAAGGGTAACCGGTCTAGCTTCGGGAATGAATACAGACGAAATCGTAAGCAATCTCGTAAAAGTCCAAAGCGCCCGGTTAAACAAACTAACACAAAACAAAACACTAGCAGACTGGAAAACTGACACCTACCGGGATGTAAATAAAAAAATCGATGAATTCCGTAAGTCGATGGAAAACTTGCGGTTGCAATCAACATTTAACAAACAAGCAGTTATTTCTAGTGATTCAAAAGTAGAAGTTCAAATGGGCGGGACAAGTACACTTACGGACTTTACTATCTCAAATGTGACATTAGCTTCTTCAGCTAAACCAGCAATGGTTAGCTTCTCAAGTGGTGCTGCCAATGTCGCGGAGGATATGACCTTTAATCTCAATACTATTGATATTGCACTTACAAAGGATATGACCTTTGATCAGGCAATAGCTGAAATTAATAAACACAGCACCAATACAAAAGTTAAGGCAGCTAATGTTGGTGGATCTCTAGTTTTGACTTCAACTGATTCAACATCACCAATTAATCTTACATTAACAGGTACAACGACCTCTGATAATTCATTAAAATTAACTACCAATCCGCTTCCAATTGAAGCAACTCCAGCAAGACTTGGGAGTGTTACGATAAATGGGTCTAAAATAGAGGGAATATCCTCAAATAAGTTTACTTATGAAGGCGTAACGTTTACTTTAAAAGAACCATTCACAGGTAGTGTCTCTGTTCAAGTGAGCAGTGATACTCAAGGAATATTTGATAGTATTAAAACGTTTGTAGATAAATATAATGAACTAATTGCCGATTTAAATGGGAGATTAACTGAAAAAAAATATCGTGATTATCCACCATTGCTTGACGAACAGAAAAAAGACCTAAAGGAAAATGAAATTAAGCTTTGGGAAGAAAAGGCTAAAAGTGGTTTGTTAACGAATGATGCTACTATTCAAACCTTTTTAACTGAAATGCGGAATAGCCTTGGTTCAGTAATAGAGAATTCAACAGGTTTTAAGTCTTTAAAGGATATTGGAATTAACTTCTCAAATAATTATCAAGACAAAGGGAAATTAGTTCTTGATGAAGCCAAATTAAAGGGTGTTCTACAAACTAACTTGGAAGATGTTAAGAAATTGTTCACTTTCAAGGGTGGAGATAGTACTAGTTCCTCCACAACTGTGACAGATAGAACCAAGCATAATGAAAGTGGGTTCGCTTGGAGAATTTACGACCGCGTAAATTTAACCATTAGCCAACTTGGTACACTTGCCGGTTCACCGAATACCTCAGTGGATACAAAAAGTTTTATGGCTAAACAAATAAAAGCTCTGGATGAGAACATTAGTAGGGAAGAACGTAAAGTAAGTGCATACGAGGCGAGATTATGGAAGCAATTTGGTGCAATGGAAAAAGCATTACAACAGCTCAATTCTCAAGGATCATGGCTGTCTCAGCAATTAGGAATGTAG
- a CDS encoding carbon storage regulator produces the protein MLIVGREIGQSVIIGEAVKVKVIQFGSKLRLAIDAPKDIPITQVKQSGIGKNKLKKGARIIGSTTQIGGYIKVTVIQTESGLLRFAIEAPREINIFREELYKGNLLKEDQFAQSSLVI, from the coding sequence GTGCTCATCGTAGGTAGGGAAATTGGACAATCTGTGATTATTGGTGAGGCCGTTAAAGTAAAAGTAATACAATTTGGCTCCAAACTTCGGCTAGCTATTGATGCACCAAAAGATATTCCCATCACCCAAGTGAAACAGAGTGGAATAGGGAAGAACAAGTTGAAAAAAGGAGCTAGAATCATTGGTTCCACTACACAAATTGGCGGTTACATAAAGGTTACAGTTATTCAAACTGAATCGGGTCTTTTGCGATTTGCAATCGAAGCACCAAGAGAGATTAATATCTTTCGAGAGGAATTGTACAAGGGTAATCTTCTCAAAGAAGATCAATTTGCACAAAGTTCTTTAGTAATTTGA
- a CDS encoding flagellin translates to MRINHNIAALNTHRQLSSASDAQSKSMEKLSSGQRINRAADDAAGLSISEKMRSQIRGLDMATRNAQDGVSFIQTAEGALNEVSDMALRLKELAVQVTNETYSTDDKANIGAEMNALGTAMNEILTETKFNGIDVFGTGAAIKYGEDASLTVDIAAATKTNFALLKTATDAAAATPGGVTVALVEDAITEINTNRATYGAQQNQLEHVIRNQGTTAENLQSAESRIRDVDMAKEMMTQTKNSILAQASQAMLAQSNQMPQGVLQLLR, encoded by the coding sequence ATGCGTATTAACCACAATATTGCAGCACTAAACACACACCGTCAGTTATCAAGTGCATCCGATGCACAAAGCAAATCAATGGAGAAGTTGTCTTCTGGGCAAAGAATTAACCGTGCAGCTGATGATGCAGCTGGACTATCCATATCTGAAAAAATGCGTAGCCAAATTCGCGGTTTAGATATGGCAACTAGAAATGCACAAGATGGTGTTTCATTCATTCAAACTGCAGAAGGTGCTTTAAACGAAGTAAGTGATATGGCATTGAGATTAAAGGAACTAGCAGTACAGGTTACTAACGAAACTTACAGTACTGATGACAAGGCGAACATTGGTGCAGAAATGAATGCATTAGGGACAGCAATGAATGAAATTCTTACTGAAACTAAATTTAATGGTATTGATGTATTTGGCACAGGGGCAGCTATTAAGTATGGTGAGGATGCATCACTAACAGTAGATATTGCAGCAGCAACAAAAACTAACTTTGCTTTACTGAAAACAGCAACTGACGCTGCTGCCGCAACTCCAGGTGGTGTTACAGTTGCACTTGTTGAGGATGCTATCACTGAAATTAACACTAATAGAGCAACTTATGGCGCACAACAAAATCAACTTGAGCACGTTATTCGTAATCAAGGTACAACTGCCGAAAATCTTCAATCTGCTGAGTCTCGTATCCGTGACGTAGACATGGCAAAGGAAATGATGACTCAAACGAAGAATTCTATTCTTGCACAAGCATCTCAAGCAATGTTGGCTCAATCTAATCAGATGCCTCAAGGAGTTTTACAACTCTTGAGATAA
- the flaG gene encoding flagellar protein FlaG: MLDKITIANNLSANSQLKPVEKVESVPQAKAVTPEKQEQRQQHGQSREKTEKVIASINDFLKASNSHLKFEFHDDLQEYYVTLVDDKTNEVIREIPSKKLLDMYAEMTEYVGLLVDKKI; encoded by the coding sequence ATGCTAGATAAGATTACGATTGCAAACAATTTATCGGCTAATTCTCAGTTAAAACCAGTTGAGAAAGTGGAAAGTGTACCACAAGCTAAAGCGGTCACTCCAGAAAAACAAGAACAACGTCAACAACATGGGCAATCCAGGGAGAAGACGGAAAAAGTGATTGCGAGTATCAATGACTTTTTAAAAGCGTCGAATTCCCATTTGAAATTTGAGTTTCATGATGATCTTCAGGAATACTATGTAACTCTTGTGGATGATAAAACGAATGAAGTAATCCGAGAAATCCCCTCAAAGAAATTACTCGATATGTATGCAGAGATGACGGAATATGTAGGACTGTTAGTAGATAAAAAGATTTAA
- a CDS encoding DUF6470 family protein — translation MQVPQIRLQQTYAQIGLRITQPIQELQQEPARLSIKQTPATMKVTRTPSKLDINQDQARNEINMKMPDVFSRDNAEASRQKGLENIAEIVLEGNQLAAIETKTDALAAIAVNKSLPEPDDYNIAFIPSYGSVQIDYTPTQLHIEWEKGGADIHATPHEITHHYTPGKTEVYLRQMNQLQIDIVGGSINTQS, via the coding sequence ATGCAGGTCCCTCAGATACGATTGCAGCAAACATATGCACAAATAGGGCTCCGGATCACTCAGCCTATACAAGAGCTTCAGCAGGAACCTGCTCGACTATCCATCAAGCAAACTCCAGCAACCATGAAAGTGACACGAACTCCCTCTAAGCTTGATATTAATCAAGACCAAGCACGGAATGAAATAAATATGAAAATGCCAGATGTTTTTAGTAGAGACAATGCGGAAGCATCCAGGCAAAAAGGGTTAGAAAATATCGCCGAGATTGTTCTAGAAGGCAATCAACTAGCCGCAATCGAGACTAAAACCGATGCACTTGCCGCAATTGCTGTGAATAAATCATTACCCGAACCTGATGACTACAATATTGCCTTTATTCCTAGCTACGGCTCAGTCCAAATCGATTACACTCCAACCCAACTCCATATAGAATGGGAAAAAGGGGGTGCGGATATACATGCAACACCTCATGAAATCACACATCACTATACTCCGGGCAAGACGGAAGTTTACCTTCGTCAAATGAATCAGCTTCAAATCGATATTGTTGGAGGCTCGATTAATACACAATCATAG
- the flgM gene encoding flagellar biosynthesis anti-sigma factor FlgM: MRIIDMKYGLYSYQNQPKNTVTPNTAKKASASAEVQISSRGREMSQAMMSEQAGRQQRVQELKQQIANGTYQVDSNKVANKMLDFWTKNSL, translated from the coding sequence ATGAGAATTATTGATATGAAATATGGTCTTTATTCCTACCAAAATCAACCTAAAAATACAGTTACACCAAATACAGCGAAAAAAGCCTCCGCCTCTGCGGAAGTTCAAATATCATCACGCGGGCGTGAAATGTCACAAGCCATGATGTCTGAACAAGCCGGGAGACAGCAACGTGTGCAGGAATTAAAACAGCAAATTGCAAATGGCACCTATCAGGTAGACAGTAACAAAGTTGCCAATAAAATGCTTGATTTCTGGACAAAGAATTCCCTTTAG
- a CDS encoding flagellar protein FlgN, producing the protein MEDVKNLIDNLEEMIDAHKRMLDLAKEKRTLLVEGNSDGLKAVVYRESSCVDEIQKLEQQRKQLVQEYMVNKGLSGQSFSLEELSNIQGSPFVRTTLQSISKQLHVIIREITQLNESNQQLIQASLSYVQYSMGMLVKKEPAIGYGPNAKNRYSNMLDAKI; encoded by the coding sequence ATGGAAGATGTGAAAAATCTCATAGATAATTTGGAAGAGATGATTGATGCTCATAAACGCATGCTCGACTTAGCAAAAGAAAAAAGAACATTGCTTGTTGAAGGTAATAGTGATGGTCTAAAGGCAGTCGTTTATCGTGAGAGCTCCTGTGTGGATGAGATTCAGAAGCTAGAGCAGCAAAGAAAACAACTCGTCCAAGAATACATGGTGAATAAGGGTCTTTCCGGACAATCTTTTTCGTTAGAAGAATTAAGCAATATTCAGGGAAGTCCTTTTGTAAGGACCACATTACAATCCATTTCGAAACAACTCCACGTTATAATCCGAGAAATTACCCAATTGAACGAGAGCAACCAACAATTGATTCAAGCATCTCTTTCCTACGTCCAATATTCTATGGGGATGCTTGTTAAAAAGGAACCGGCAATCGGTTATGGTCCCAATGCCAAAAACCGTTATTCCAATATGTTGGATGCGAAAATATAG
- the flgK gene encoding flagellar hook-associated protein FlgK, giving the protein MTSTFHGLELGKRALFAQQAALSTTSHNVANANTTGYTRQRVEMQATNAVKLNGYQLGTGVEIDKLVRLREEYLDVQLRGENQKLGYWEAKSDTFTKIEELMNEPSDQALAHTLDEFWKGWQDLSNNADSAAARSVVRQKGVAVTETFNHILNSLNTMQSELKDVITTKTKEINILATQISSMNDQISRLVPNSYEPNDLYDQRDVLIDRLSKLVDVKVTSTSNGMVDVSVDGAVLVSGKKANSLSIDYDPASGLVNPQEIKIAGSTINLESGELLGVIESYGVVGGESKSIIPSMRDKINNLAMTFANAVNTVHESGLNLDTINGVSNKQVPFFTGTSAQDLKVNPEIMKSLNLIAAANEESLGQTSAGNGKNALEIANIKMDASLEFLGSTSTMDDFYRNIIGQLGIDSQEAQRMKDNSEVIVQQVENRRLSVSGVSLDEEMANMIKFQQAYNAAARMVTVMDQCLEKVINGMGRVGL; this is encoded by the coding sequence ATGACTTCAACCTTTCATGGCCTAGAGCTGGGAAAAAGAGCCCTTTTTGCGCAACAGGCTGCACTATCCACCACCAGTCATAACGTTGCCAATGCAAATACTACTGGTTACACACGTCAACGGGTGGAAATGCAGGCAACCAATGCTGTTAAGCTTAACGGATATCAATTAGGAACGGGAGTAGAAATAGACAAACTGGTACGTCTTCGGGAAGAATATTTAGATGTTCAACTGCGCGGTGAAAATCAAAAGTTAGGATACTGGGAAGCAAAAAGTGATACTTTTACCAAAATCGAAGAGCTGATGAACGAGCCCTCTGATCAAGCTTTGGCACATACGCTGGATGAATTTTGGAAGGGATGGCAGGATTTATCCAATAACGCCGATAGTGCTGCTGCCCGTTCGGTTGTCAGACAAAAAGGGGTAGCGGTAACAGAAACCTTTAATCATATTCTGAACTCCCTAAACACCATGCAAAGTGAATTAAAAGACGTTATCACCACGAAAACGAAGGAAATCAATATACTGGCAACACAAATTAGCAGTATGAATGATCAAATTTCGCGTTTGGTTCCGAATAGTTATGAACCGAATGATTTGTACGATCAGCGTGACGTACTGATTGATCGGTTATCCAAATTAGTAGATGTTAAAGTAACTTCTACTTCCAATGGCATGGTTGATGTGTCAGTAGATGGGGCTGTATTAGTTTCAGGTAAAAAGGCTAATAGCTTAAGTATTGATTATGATCCTGCAAGTGGCTTAGTGAATCCGCAAGAAATAAAGATTGCAGGAAGCACGATAAACCTTGAATCCGGGGAATTATTAGGTGTCATTGAATCATATGGGGTTGTTGGGGGAGAATCCAAATCCATCATTCCATCGATGAGAGATAAGATAAATAATTTAGCCATGACCTTTGCGAATGCAGTTAATACTGTTCACGAAAGTGGCTTGAACTTAGATACGATTAATGGTGTTTCAAACAAGCAGGTACCATTTTTTACGGGCACCTCGGCACAGGATCTAAAGGTAAATCCTGAAATTATGAAGTCGCTGAACTTAATTGCAGCAGCAAACGAGGAATCCCTGGGACAAACTTCAGCTGGGAATGGAAAAAATGCCCTTGAAATTGCCAATATTAAAATGGATGCTAGTCTCGAATTTCTCGGCAGTACTTCCACCATGGATGATTTCTATCGTAATATTATCGGACAGCTAGGGATTGATTCACAGGAAGCGCAGCGAATGAAAGATAACTCAGAAGTCATTGTGCAACAAGTAGAAAATAGACGATTATCCGTATCAGGAGTATCGCTAGATGAAGAAATGGCCAATATGATTAAATTTCAGCAGGCGTATAATGCTGCTGCGCGAATGGTAACGGTTATGGATCAATGCTTAGAAAAAGTAATTAACGGTATGGGTCGAGTAGGATTGTAA